A stretch of Anaeromyxobacter dehalogenans 2CP-1 DNA encodes these proteins:
- the rplI gene encoding 50S ribosomal protein L9 gives MKLILREDVENLGKGGDLVDVKPGYGRNFLLPRGLAVTANPKNVKELEHQKAVAAAKAAKLKASAQAVAKRLSETPVTLKRKVGEQDKLYGSVTALDVAEALAARGVQLDRRSIVLDEPIKTVGEFEVPVKLHSEVAGKVKVTVEAEAE, from the coding sequence ATGAAGCTCATCCTCCGTGAAGACGTCGAGAATCTCGGAAAGGGCGGCGACCTGGTGGACGTGAAGCCCGGCTACGGGCGGAACTTCCTCCTGCCGCGCGGGCTCGCGGTCACCGCGAACCCGAAGAACGTGAAGGAGCTCGAGCACCAGAAGGCGGTCGCCGCCGCCAAGGCCGCGAAGCTGAAGGCCTCGGCCCAGGCGGTCGCCAAGCGGCTCAGCGAGACCCCGGTCACGCTGAAGCGCAAGGTGGGCGAGCAGGACAAGCTCTACGGGTCGGTCACCGCGCTGGACGTGGCCGAGGCGCTCGCCGCGCGCGGCGTGCAGCTCGACCGCCGCTCCATCGTCCTCGACGAGCCCATCAAGACCGTGGGCGAGTTCGAGGTGCCGGTGAAGCTGCACTCCGAGGTGGCCGGCAAGGTCAAGGTCACCGTCGAGGCCGAGGCGGAGTAG
- a CDS encoding alpha/beta hydrolase family protein: protein MLTAALVALALASVPRPFTVDDLLALERAGDAAVSPDGASVAYTVATSSAGGEKLVSALHLVPAAGGAARRLTFGEERVTSPAFSPDGRRIAFLSNRKGGTQAWVLDLQGGEARRVTDLPGGVSELRFTPDGAALVVASDVDPACGADAACNRKADAAAEVRPHLTDRLLFRHWNEWRERVRTHLVRVPLDGGPAVDLTPGDRDAPPVQRGSGDDLAFSPDGKTLYYVAVSDPVEATSTNGDVYAVPLAGGTPRRVTTAPGWDGSPRPSPDGKRLAWLAQPRAGYEADRFHVMVAAADGSGARDLTAGFDRSAADLEWARGGKALRFTAESEGVHAVYEVDLAGKVTELYRGRNLARVSWSRDGARLAALVDGLAAPPEVAVLEPGARGPQPRLLTGFGAKGLTGVALGEVRPLAATGKDGQALHGWMVLPPGHRDGQRHPAVVLVHGGPQGAWNDAWSFRWNPMLYAARGWTVVLPNPRGSTGFGQAYTDAVRGNWGGTPYDDIMRLTDAAVATGAADGDRMCAAGASYGGYMVNWINGQTDRFRCLVAHAGNFDLRMAYYDTEELWFPEWELGRPWEASEAFERWSPSAFVGRWRTPTLISHGEKDFRVTVTQGFAAFTALQRRGVPSRLMVFPDEGHWVLKPRNAKVFHDEVLGWIGRWLESPAPQASAPR, encoded by the coding sequence ATGCTCACCGCCGCGCTCGTCGCGCTCGCCCTCGCATCGGTCCCCCGCCCCTTCACCGTCGATGACCTGCTCGCGCTCGAGCGCGCGGGGGACGCGGCCGTCTCGCCGGACGGCGCCAGCGTCGCGTACACCGTCGCCACCTCGTCGGCGGGCGGCGAGAAGCTCGTCTCGGCGCTGCACCTCGTCCCCGCCGCGGGCGGCGCCGCCCGCCGGCTCACGTTCGGCGAGGAGCGGGTGACCTCGCCGGCGTTCTCGCCCGACGGGCGGCGGATCGCGTTCCTCTCCAACCGCAAGGGCGGCACGCAGGCGTGGGTGCTCGACCTCCAGGGCGGCGAGGCCCGGCGGGTGACGGACCTGCCCGGCGGCGTCTCCGAGCTCCGCTTCACCCCGGACGGCGCCGCGCTGGTCGTCGCGAGCGACGTGGACCCGGCCTGCGGCGCCGACGCGGCCTGCAACCGGAAGGCGGACGCGGCCGCCGAGGTCCGCCCGCACCTCACCGACCGGCTCCTGTTCCGGCACTGGAACGAGTGGCGCGAGCGCGTGCGCACGCACCTCGTCCGCGTGCCGCTCGACGGCGGCCCCGCGGTGGACCTCACCCCGGGCGACCGCGACGCTCCGCCGGTGCAGCGCGGCTCGGGCGACGACCTGGCCTTCTCGCCGGACGGGAAGACGCTCTACTACGTGGCGGTCTCGGATCCGGTGGAGGCCACCTCGACGAACGGGGACGTGTACGCGGTCCCGCTCGCCGGCGGGACGCCCCGCCGCGTCACCACCGCGCCGGGCTGGGACGGCTCGCCCCGCCCGTCGCCGGACGGCAAGCGGCTTGCGTGGCTGGCCCAGCCGCGCGCGGGCTACGAGGCCGACCGCTTCCACGTGATGGTGGCGGCGGCGGACGGGTCGGGCGCGCGCGACCTCACCGCCGGCTTCGACCGCTCCGCGGCCGATCTCGAGTGGGCCCGCGGCGGCAAGGCGCTCCGGTTCACCGCCGAGAGCGAGGGCGTCCACGCGGTCTACGAGGTGGACCTCGCCGGCAAGGTGACCGAGCTGTACCGCGGCCGGAACCTCGCCCGCGTGAGCTGGTCGCGCGACGGCGCGCGCCTCGCCGCGCTGGTGGACGGGCTGGCGGCGCCGCCGGAGGTGGCGGTGCTCGAGCCGGGCGCGCGCGGGCCGCAGCCGCGCCTGCTCACTGGCTTCGGCGCGAAGGGGCTCACCGGGGTCGCGCTCGGCGAGGTCCGCCCCCTCGCCGCCACCGGCAAGGACGGACAGGCGCTGCACGGGTGGATGGTGCTGCCGCCGGGCCACCGCGACGGCCAGCGGCACCCCGCGGTGGTGCTCGTCCACGGCGGCCCGCAGGGCGCCTGGAACGACGCCTGGAGCTTCCGCTGGAACCCCATGCTGTACGCCGCCCGGGGCTGGACGGTGGTGCTGCCCAACCCGCGCGGCTCGACCGGCTTCGGTCAGGCCTACACCGACGCCGTCCGGGGGAACTGGGGCGGCACCCCGTACGACGACATCATGCGGCTCACCGACGCGGCCGTCGCCACCGGCGCCGCCGACGGGGACCGGATGTGCGCCGCCGGCGCGAGCTACGGCGGGTACATGGTGAACTGGATCAACGGCCAGACCGACCGGTTCCGCTGCCTGGTGGCGCACGCGGGCAACTTCGACCTGCGCATGGCGTACTACGACACCGAGGAGCTCTGGTTCCCCGAATGGGAGCTGGGGCGTCCGTGGGAGGCGTCGGAGGCGTTCGAGCGCTGGTCGCCGAGCGCGTTCGTGGGGCGGTGGCGGACGCCGACGCTGATCTCGCACGGCGAGAAGGACTTCCGCGTCACCGTGACGCAGGGCTTCGCCGCGTTCACGGCGCTCCAGCGGCGCGGGGTCCCCTCGCGGCTGATGGTGTTCCCGGACGAGGGGCACTGGGTGCTGAAGCCGCGCAACGCGAAGGTGTTCCACGACGAGGTGCTCGGCTGGATCGGCCGGTGGCTGGAATCGCCTGCCCCGCAGGCGAGCGCGCCGCGGTGA
- a CDS encoding rod shape-determining protein, with amino-acid sequence MLNFVHNILSRDLAIDLGTANTLIYIRGMGIVSNEPSVVAVQADGRGSRRVLAVGKEAKEMLGRTPGNIVAIRPMKDGVIADFEVTAAMLKYFIQAAHNRKSFVKPRIIIGIPSGITEVEKRAVREAAESAGAREVYLIEQPMAAAIGAGLPITEPSGNMIVDIGGGTSDVAVISLGGIVYSRSVRVAGDKMDEAIIQHVKRKYNLLIGERTAELIKMGIGTAYPTEEELTMDITGRDLVAGVPRTLTVTSSEIREALAEPINGVVEAVKVTLERTPPELAGDIADRGIVLAGGGALLKNLDVLLREETGLPVFLAEDPLSAVVIGAGKALEELDILRQVTAQG; translated from the coding sequence GTGCTGAACTTCGTCCACAACATCCTGTCGCGCGATCTCGCGATCGATCTCGGGACCGCCAACACCCTCATCTACATCCGCGGCATGGGCATCGTGTCGAACGAGCCCAGCGTCGTGGCCGTCCAGGCGGACGGTCGCGGCAGCCGCCGCGTGCTCGCCGTCGGGAAGGAGGCGAAGGAGATGCTCGGGCGCACGCCCGGGAACATCGTCGCCATCCGGCCGATGAAGGACGGCGTCATCGCCGACTTCGAGGTCACCGCGGCGATGCTGAAGTACTTCATCCAGGCGGCGCACAACCGGAAGAGCTTCGTGAAGCCCCGGATCATCATCGGGATCCCGTCGGGCATCACCGAGGTCGAGAAGCGCGCCGTCCGCGAGGCCGCCGAGTCCGCCGGCGCCCGCGAGGTCTACCTCATCGAGCAGCCCATGGCCGCCGCCATCGGCGCCGGGCTCCCCATCACCGAGCCCTCCGGCAACATGATCGTCGACATCGGCGGCGGCACCTCCGACGTCGCCGTCATCTCCCTCGGCGGCATCGTCTACTCGCGCTCGGTCCGCGTCGCCGGCGACAAGATGGACGAGGCGATCATCCAGCACGTCAAGCGCAAGTACAACCTCCTCATCGGCGAGCGCACCGCCGAGCTCATCAAGATGGGCATCGGCACCGCCTATCCCACCGAGGAGGAGCTGACGATGGACATCACGGGCCGCGACCTCGTGGCCGGCGTCCCCCGCACCCTCACCGTCACCTCCTCCGAGATCCGCGAGGCGCTCGCCGAGCCCATCAACGGCGTCGTCGAGGCGGTGAAGGTCACCCTCGAGCGCACGCCCCCCGAGCTCGCCGGCGACATCGCCGACCGCGGCATCGTCCTCGCCGGCGGCGGCGCCCTCCTCAAGAACCTCGACGTCCTCCTCCGCGAGGAGACCGGCCTCCCCGTCTTCCTCGCCGAGGATCCCCTCTCCGCCGTCGTCATCGGCGCGGGCAAGGCGCTCGAGGAGCTCGACATCCTCCGCCAGGTCACCGCCCAGGGCTGA
- a CDS encoding rod shape-determining protein: MLDWLHNMMSRDLAIDLGTANTLIYIRGMGIVSNEPSVVAVQQESRSGRKVLAVGKEAKEMLGRTPGNIVAIRPMKDGVIADFEVTAAMLKYFIQAAHNRKSFVKPRIIIGIPSGITEVEKRAVREAAESAGAREVYLIEQPMAAAIGAGLPITEPSGNMIVDIGGGTSDVAVISLGGIVYSRSVRVAGDKMDEAIIQHVKRKYNLLIGERTAELIKMGIGTAYPTEEELTMDIKGRDLVAGVPRTLTVTSSEIREALAEPINGVVEAVKVTLERTPPELAGDIADRGIVLAGGGALLKNLDVLLREETGLPVFLAEDPLSAVVIGAGKALEELDILRQVTAQG; the protein is encoded by the coding sequence GTGCTCGACTGGCTTCACAACATGATGTCCCGCGATCTCGCGATCGACCTCGGGACCGCCAACACCCTCATCTACATCCGCGGCATGGGCATCGTGTCGAACGAGCCCAGCGTGGTGGCGGTCCAGCAGGAGTCGCGGAGCGGCCGCAAGGTGCTCGCGGTCGGCAAGGAGGCGAAGGAGATGCTCGGGCGCACGCCCGGGAACATCGTCGCCATCCGGCCGATGAAGGACGGCGTCATCGCCGACTTCGAGGTCACCGCGGCGATGCTGAAGTACTTCATCCAGGCGGCGCACAACCGGAAGAGCTTCGTGAAGCCCCGGATCATCATCGGGATCCCGTCGGGCATCACCGAGGTCGAGAAGCGCGCCGTCCGCGAGGCCGCCGAGTCCGCCGGCGCCCGCGAGGTCTACCTCATCGAGCAGCCCATGGCCGCCGCCATCGGCGCCGGGCTCCCCATCACCGAGCCCTCCGGCAACATGATCGTCGACATCGGCGGCGGCACCTCCGACGTCGCCGTCATCTCCCTCGGCGGCATCGTCTACTCGCGCTCGGTCCGCGTCGCCGGCGACAAGATGGACGAGGCGATCATCCAGCACGTCAAGCGCAAGTACAACCTCCTCATCGGCGAGCGCACCGCCGAGCTCATCAAGATGGGCATCGGCACCGCCTATCCCACCGAGGAGGAGCTGACGATGGACATCAAGGGCCGCGACCTCGTGGCCGGCGTCCCCCGCACCCTCACCGTCACCTCCTCCGAGATCCGCGAGGCGCTCGCCGAGCCCATCAACGGCGTCGTCGAGGCGGTGAAGGTCACCCTCGAGCGCACGCCCCCCGAGCTCGCCGGCGACATCGCCGACCGCGGCATCGTCCTCGCCGGCGGCGGCGCCCTCCTCAAGAACCTCGACGTCCTCCTCCGCGAGGAGACCGGCCTCCCCGTCTTCCTCGCCGAGGATCCCCTCTCCGCCGTCGTCATCGGCGCGGGCAAGGCGCTCGAGGAGCTCGACATCCTCCGCCAGGTCACCGCCCAGGGCTGA
- a CDS encoding serine/threonine-protein kinase produces MPGPLAIPDLRAPCPGCGHLAEPTGGPLNFCPRCGLDLRETARRAPPADPLVGRVIADRYRLVSLLGEGGMGAVYRAEHVQMGKALAVKVLRGDFARDPSAAERFRAEARIVSRLSHPHTIAVFDFGELPERGFYLAMEYVPGQDLARALREGGALSEARAVGIAQQVLGSLAEAHESGVVHRDMKPANVMLMQARPGEDFAKVLDFGIAKLRDEAGGATTGAGAVVGTPSCLAPEQARGGPVDARADLYAMGCLLYELVSGRPPFTAASPVAVITAHLHDAPPPLREVAPGVSRRLAEVVHRALRKDPAERFPSADAMRDALAGPGHAARPSRRPALPRAAGELELASREDFRDGLEQGALERQVGVLRPPRLVTPARAALAIAAALAAGAAWRWDDLYAALAAAAPAIATQVPAALRPDAAAWVEREPNDGAAEATPLPLLPRADGVPAAEVRGAIGAPRRPDEGDLDVYRLVVPDGAGGRVLRARWHAAGAAPDQGIPGLAVTLSLNRAPAGAERAPLVAAAGEGGPGAAEALSAEVEPGTYWLSVRERHAAGAAPAARPEAPYALEVELAPRAASEAAGEGDGPHK; encoded by the coding sequence ATGCCCGGCCCCCTGGCGATCCCCGACCTCCGCGCCCCGTGCCCCGGCTGCGGACACCTCGCGGAGCCGACCGGCGGGCCGCTGAACTTCTGCCCGCGCTGCGGCCTCGACCTGCGGGAGACGGCGCGCCGCGCGCCGCCGGCGGACCCGCTGGTGGGCCGGGTGATCGCGGACCGCTACCGGCTCGTCTCCCTGCTCGGCGAGGGCGGGATGGGCGCGGTCTACCGGGCCGAGCACGTGCAGATGGGCAAGGCGCTCGCGGTGAAGGTGCTGCGCGGCGACTTCGCCCGCGACCCGTCCGCCGCGGAGCGCTTCCGCGCCGAGGCGCGCATCGTGTCGCGCCTCTCGCACCCGCACACCATCGCGGTCTTCGACTTCGGCGAGCTGCCCGAGCGCGGCTTCTACCTCGCCATGGAGTACGTGCCCGGGCAGGACCTGGCGCGGGCGCTGCGCGAGGGCGGCGCGCTCTCCGAGGCGCGGGCGGTCGGCATCGCCCAGCAGGTGCTCGGATCGCTGGCCGAGGCGCACGAGTCGGGCGTGGTCCACCGCGACATGAAGCCCGCGAACGTGATGCTGATGCAGGCGCGGCCGGGCGAGGACTTCGCGAAGGTGCTCGACTTCGGGATCGCGAAGCTGCGCGACGAGGCGGGCGGCGCCACCACCGGGGCGGGCGCGGTGGTGGGCACGCCGAGCTGCCTCGCGCCGGAGCAGGCCCGCGGCGGCCCGGTGGACGCGCGCGCCGACCTCTACGCCATGGGCTGCCTGCTGTACGAGCTCGTGTCCGGGCGGCCGCCGTTCACCGCGGCGAGCCCGGTGGCGGTGATCACCGCGCACCTCCACGACGCGCCGCCGCCGCTCCGGGAGGTCGCCCCGGGCGTCTCGCGCCGGCTCGCCGAGGTGGTCCACCGCGCGCTCCGCAAGGATCCCGCCGAGCGGTTCCCGAGCGCGGACGCGATGCGCGACGCGCTCGCGGGGCCCGGGCACGCAGCCCGGCCGTCCCGCCGCCCCGCGCTCCCCCGGGCCGCGGGCGAGCTGGAGCTGGCGAGCCGGGAGGACTTCCGCGACGGCCTGGAGCAGGGCGCCCTGGAGCGGCAGGTGGGCGTGCTGCGGCCGCCGCGGCTCGTCACCCCGGCCCGCGCCGCGCTGGCCATCGCCGCCGCGCTCGCCGCCGGCGCGGCCTGGCGCTGGGACGACCTGTACGCGGCGCTCGCGGCCGCCGCGCCCGCGATCGCGACGCAGGTGCCGGCGGCGCTCCGCCCGGACGCGGCCGCCTGGGTGGAGCGCGAGCCGAACGACGGCGCGGCGGAGGCGACGCCGCTCCCGCTGCTCCCGCGGGCGGACGGCGTGCCCGCCGCGGAGGTCCGCGGCGCCATCGGCGCGCCGCGCCGGCCGGACGAGGGCGACCTCGACGTCTACCGGCTGGTGGTGCCGGACGGCGCGGGCGGCCGCGTGCTGCGGGCGCGCTGGCACGCGGCGGGGGCCGCGCCGGACCAGGGCATCCCGGGGCTCGCGGTGACGCTCTCGCTCAACCGGGCGCCGGCCGGCGCCGAGCGCGCGCCGCTGGTGGCCGCGGCGGGCGAGGGCGGCCCGGGCGCGGCCGAGGCGCTCTCGGCCGAGGTCGAGCCGGGCACCTACTGGCTGTCGGTGCGCGAGCGGCACGCGGCGGGCGCCGCGCCGGCGGCGCGCCCGGAGGCGCCGTACGCGCTCGAGGTGGAGCTCGCGCCGCGCGCGGCGAGCGAGGCCGCGGGCGAGGGCGACGGACCCCACAAATGA
- a CDS encoding M14 family zinc carboxypeptidase, which produces MLAPTLAPLLALALSAGPDLTTTAERTGFRETGRYDEAVRLCRGLAAAYPARARCLTFGETPEGRPLVALVASAGGGLDARAARAARRPVVLLQGGIHAAEIDGKDAGFLVLRELLASRDGGPLAKVTALFVPVLNADGHERFGPNHRPNQRGPETSGWRTTAQNLNLNRDYVAAQAPETQAVLRLMDAWDPIALGDLHVTDGAQFQHDLAVMVEPRQGYSPAMREEGAALSAALVERLAAAGHLPLDFYPSLREDGDPASGFAPYPAPIRFGHGYWAARNRFGILLETHSWRPYPHRVKATAHFVRALLDLAAERGGRWRAAADRADREGAAARGREVELGWAPGSRTRPLAFQGYAYVREDSPVLGKKVPRYDETRPEVWNVPVVDELVVTARARVPVGGWIVPAAHAGWVAGKLRLHGIAFERMASRRAAAQVEAFRATGVEVKAQSFEGRHQTALTGAWAPEARDLAAGWLWIPSAQPLGTLAAMLLDPAGPDAFVAWGAFATAFEKKEYIEDYVLEPWARALLARDPAVKAEFERRLADPAFAKDPAARLDFFWRRHPAHDEAYRLYPVLRADRRP; this is translated from the coding sequence ATGCTCGCGCCCACCCTCGCCCCGCTCCTCGCGCTGGCGCTCTCCGCCGGCCCCGACCTCACCACCACCGCCGAGAGGACCGGCTTCCGGGAGACCGGCCGCTACGACGAGGCGGTCCGGCTCTGCCGCGGGCTGGCCGCCGCGTACCCGGCCCGCGCCCGCTGCCTCACCTTCGGCGAGACGCCGGAGGGCCGGCCGCTGGTGGCGCTCGTGGCGAGCGCGGGCGGGGGGCTCGACGCCCGCGCGGCGCGGGCTGCGCGGCGGCCGGTGGTGCTCCTGCAGGGCGGCATCCACGCCGCCGAGATCGACGGGAAGGACGCCGGCTTCCTGGTGCTCCGCGAGCTGCTCGCCTCGCGGGACGGCGGACCGCTCGCGAAGGTCACCGCGCTGTTCGTGCCGGTGCTGAACGCGGACGGGCACGAGCGCTTCGGGCCGAACCACCGGCCCAACCAGCGCGGGCCGGAGACCTCCGGCTGGCGCACGACGGCGCAGAACCTGAACCTGAACCGCGACTACGTCGCGGCGCAGGCGCCGGAGACGCAGGCGGTGCTCCGGCTCATGGACGCCTGGGACCCCATCGCCCTCGGCGACCTCCACGTCACCGACGGCGCGCAGTTCCAGCACGACCTCGCGGTGATGGTCGAGCCGCGCCAGGGCTACTCGCCGGCCATGCGCGAGGAGGGCGCGGCGCTCTCGGCCGCGCTGGTCGAGCGGCTCGCCGCGGCCGGCCACCTGCCGCTCGACTTCTACCCTTCGCTCCGCGAGGACGGCGATCCCGCCTCCGGCTTCGCCCCCTACCCTGCGCCCATCCGCTTCGGCCACGGCTACTGGGCCGCGCGGAACCGCTTCGGCATCCTGCTCGAGACCCACTCCTGGCGGCCGTATCCGCACCGGGTGAAGGCGACCGCCCACTTCGTGCGCGCGCTGCTCGACCTCGCCGCCGAGCGGGGCGGCCGCTGGCGCGCCGCCGCCGACCGCGCGGACCGGGAGGGCGCGGCGGCGCGGGGGCGGGAGGTGGAGCTCGGCTGGGCGCCCGGATCGCGCACGCGGCCGCTCGCGTTCCAGGGCTACGCCTACGTCCGCGAGGACTCGCCGGTGCTCGGGAAGAAGGTCCCGCGCTACGACGAGACGCGGCCGGAGGTGTGGAACGTCCCGGTGGTGGACGAGCTGGTGGTGACCGCGCGGGCGCGCGTCCCAGTGGGCGGCTGGATCGTCCCGGCCGCGCACGCGGGGTGGGTGGCCGGGAAGCTCCGGCTGCACGGCATCGCCTTCGAGCGGATGGCGTCCCGTCGAGCCGCCGCCCAGGTGGAGGCGTTCCGCGCCACCGGCGTCGAGGTGAAGGCGCAGTCGTTCGAGGGCCGGCACCAGACCGCGCTCACCGGCGCCTGGGCGCCGGAGGCGCGCGACCTCGCCGCCGGGTGGCTGTGGATCCCCTCGGCGCAGCCGCTCGGGACGCTCGCCGCCATGCTGCTCGATCCGGCCGGGCCCGACGCGTTCGTGGCCTGGGGCGCGTTCGCCACCGCGTTCGAGAAGAAGGAGTACATCGAGGACTACGTGCTCGAGCCCTGGGCGCGCGCGCTGCTGGCGCGGGATCCCGCGGTGAAGGCGGAGTTCGAGCGCCGGCTCGCCGATCCGGCGTTCGCGAAGGACCCGGCCGCGCGGCTCGACTTCTTCTGGCGGCGCCACCCGGCCCACGACGAGGCCTACCGGCTCTACCCGGTGCTGCGCGCCGACCGCCGGCCCTGA
- the pth gene encoding aminoacyl-tRNA hydrolase yields the protein MKLVVGLGNPGEEYARTRHNVGFVVADRLAQLAGASFSAKKFAAELAEARLGPERVWIMKPQTYMNHSGEAVGAALRFWKLGLDDLVVVHDDLELDPYRVQLKVGGGHGGHNGVKSVNAHVGSPEYARVRVGVGRPPPRMDPADYVLGKFAKGEDAELDLCVEQAVEATRLAVELGAARAMNQVNRRSRAAD from the coding sequence TTGAAGCTCGTGGTCGGCCTCGGCAACCCCGGCGAGGAATACGCCCGCACCCGCCACAACGTCGGCTTCGTGGTGGCGGATCGGCTGGCGCAGCTCGCGGGGGCGAGCTTCTCCGCGAAGAAGTTCGCGGCGGAGCTCGCCGAGGCCCGCCTCGGGCCGGAGCGGGTCTGGATCATGAAGCCCCAGACCTACATGAACCACTCCGGCGAGGCGGTCGGCGCGGCCCTGCGGTTCTGGAAGCTGGGGCTCGACGACCTCGTGGTGGTGCACGACGACCTGGAGCTGGATCCGTATCGCGTCCAGCTCAAGGTCGGCGGCGGCCACGGCGGGCACAACGGCGTGAAGAGCGTGAACGCCCACGTGGGCAGCCCCGAGTACGCGCGCGTGCGCGTGGGCGTGGGCCGCCCGCCGCCGCGGATGGACCCGGCCGACTACGTGCTGGGGAAGTTCGCGAAGGGCGAGGATGCCGAGCTCGACCTGTGCGTCGAGCAGGCGGTCGAGGCGACGCGGCTCGCGGTCGAGCTGGGCGCCGCCAGGGCGATGAACCAGGTGAACCGCCGCTCCCGCGCGGCGGACTGA
- a CDS encoding 50S ribosomal protein L25/general stress protein Ctc, translating into MAENVLSAQKRTEQGKGPARRLRQQGLIPAVVYGGKREPTHVALDPATLLKAIETPHKFNTLLELQVDGASKHVLFKDYTVDPVTRKLLHADFLEVSMDQPVKVNVPVVTVGRAAGVAEGGILSVATHAIVVEALPNKIPVRIEVDVTELKIGRSLHVSELKAPEGCKFKFQTDYVVVFVAVPEKEEVAAPVAAAVPGAAPAEGAAPAAGAAAPAGGAAPAAGAAPAKGGEAKGGDKAKK; encoded by the coding sequence ATGGCAGAGAACGTCCTCAGCGCCCAGAAGCGCACCGAGCAGGGCAAGGGTCCCGCCCGCCGGCTTCGCCAGCAGGGCCTCATCCCCGCGGTCGTCTATGGCGGCAAGCGGGAGCCCACCCACGTCGCGCTCGACCCGGCCACGCTGCTGAAGGCCATCGAGACGCCCCACAAGTTCAACACGCTGCTCGAGCTCCAGGTGGACGGCGCCTCGAAGCACGTGCTGTTCAAGGACTACACGGTCGATCCGGTCACCCGGAAGCTGCTGCACGCGGACTTCCTCGAGGTGAGCATGGACCAGCCGGTGAAGGTGAACGTCCCGGTGGTCACCGTGGGCCGCGCCGCCGGCGTCGCCGAGGGCGGCATCCTCTCGGTCGCCACCCACGCCATCGTGGTCGAGGCGCTGCCGAACAAGATCCCGGTGCGCATCGAGGTGGACGTCACCGAGCTCAAGATCGGCCGGTCGCTCCACGTCTCGGAGCTGAAGGCGCCCGAGGGCTGCAAGTTCAAGTTCCAGACGGACTACGTGGTCGTGTTCGTCGCGGTGCCCGAGAAGGAGGAGGTCGCGGCGCCGGTCGCTGCGGCGGTCCCGGGCGCGGCTCCCGCCGAGGGCGCGGCTCCGGCCGCGGGCGCTGCGGCTCCGGCCGGCGGCGCGGCCCCGGCCGCGGGCGCTGCCCCTGCCAAGGGCGGCGAGGCCAAGGGCGGCGACAAGGCCAAGAAGTAA
- the rpsR gene encoding 30S ribosomal protein S18 produces the protein MARPDMGGPKTGGFGGPRSGGFGGGGGGGFGGGGFGGGRGGDRGDRGDRDDRGGDEGGGRRGFGRRKVCRFCADKALKVDYKDQGQMKYFLTERGKIIPRRISGNCAKHQREVATAIKRGRMLAILPYTVGQM, from the coding sequence ATGGCGCGTCCTGACATGGGTGGTCCGAAGACGGGTGGGTTCGGCGGTCCTCGCAGCGGCGGCTTCGGCGGCGGCGGCGGTGGCGGCTTCGGCGGTGGCGGGTTCGGCGGCGGCCGCGGCGGTGATCGCGGCGACCGCGGGGACCGCGACGACCGCGGCGGCGACGAGGGCGGCGGGCGGCGCGGCTTCGGCCGGCGCAAGGTCTGCCGGTTCTGCGCCGACAAGGCGCTGAAGGTCGACTACAAGGACCAGGGCCAGATGAAGTACTTCCTCACCGAGCGCGGCAAGATCATCCCCCGCCGCATCAGCGGGAACTGCGCGAAGCACCAGCGCGAGGTGGCCACCGCCATCAAGCGCGGCCGCATGCTCGCGATCCTGCCCTACACCGTGGGGCAGATGTAA
- the rpsF gene encoding 30S ribosomal protein S6: MAETKQLVREYETIYLLKAETPDEQVDEIKERLRGVVSRQGGKVIRFTNQGKRKTAFPVAKNAKALYMHCLYVGKPGLVTELERNLKMIDVVTKFQSVKLADGVDFDARQVEADVKVQAVEDEQKPREERPEGGEEPFEAEAPEGQEE, from the coding sequence ATGGCAGAGACGAAGCAGCTCGTGCGCGAGTACGAGACCATCTACCTGCTCAAGGCCGAGACGCCGGACGAGCAGGTGGACGAGATCAAGGAGCGCCTGCGCGGGGTGGTGAGCCGCCAGGGCGGGAAGGTGATCCGGTTCACCAACCAGGGCAAGCGCAAGACCGCCTTCCCGGTCGCGAAGAACGCGAAGGCCCTGTACATGCACTGCCTGTACGTCGGCAAGCCCGGGCTCGTGACCGAGCTCGAGCGCAACCTCAAGATGATCGACGTGGTCACGAAGTTCCAGTCGGTGAAGCTGGCCGACGGCGTGGACTTCGACGCCCGCCAGGTCGAGGCCGACGTGAAGGTCCAGGCCGTCGAGGACGAGCAGAAGCCTCGCGAGGAGCGCCCCGAGGGCGGCGAGGAGCCGTTCGAGGCCGAGGCGCCGGAAGGGCAGGAGGAGTAG